One segment of Trachemys scripta elegans isolate TJP31775 chromosome 1, CAS_Tse_1.0, whole genome shotgun sequence DNA contains the following:
- the FEZF1 gene encoding fez family zinc finger protein 1, producing MDNSCHHTATKILATSPARESLSARSNMISTSKPLAFSIERIMARTPEPKSIPVPPFLQGSVPKGDPKHSLHLNSSIPCMIPFVPVAYDPLPKAGMAGSEGRKAHLDSSASPFSCGDLLNCALSLKGDFPRDALPLQQYKLVRPRVVNHSSFHAMGALCYFNRGDGPCHPSSSVNIHPVASYFLSSPLHPQPKAYLAERNKLVLPSVEKYPSGVAFKDLSQAQLQHYMKESAQILSEKIAFKSSEFSRSSPSSKPKVFTCEVCGKVFNAHYNLTRHMPVHTGARPFVCKVCGKGFRQASTLCRHKIIHTQEKPHKCNQCGKAFNRSSTLNTHTRIHAGYKPFVCEFCGKGFHQKGNYKNHKLTHSGEKQFKCNICNKAFHQVYNLTFHMHTHNDKKPFTCPTCGKGFCRNFDLKKHVRKLHDSALGLPRAPAEPGPDQTLQPPGPLLQQPHHP from the exons ATGGACAATAGTTGCCACCACACGGCGACCAAAATCTTAGCAACTTCTCCAGCCAGAGAGAGCCTGTCTGCTCGAAGCAACATGATCAGCACCTCCAAACCCCTGGCTTTCTCCATTGAGCGAATCATGGCCAGGACTCCAGAGCCCAAGTCCATTCCGGTGCCGCCCTTCCTCCAAGGATCCGTGCCCAAAGGAGACCCCAAACACTCTCTGCACCTCAACTCCTCCATCCCCTGCATGATCCCCTTTGTCCCGGTGGCGTACGACCCCCTCCCCAAAGCGGGGATGGCCGGATCAGAGGGCAGGAAGGCTCACTTGgactcctctgcctcccccttcAGCTGCGGCGATCTATTGAACTGTGCCCTGAGCCTAAAAGGCGATTTCCCCCGCGacgccctgcccctgcagcagtACAAACTGGTGAGACCGCGAGTGGTCAATCACTCCTCTTTCCACGCCATGGGAGCGCTGTGCTACTTCAACCGCGGCGACGGCCCTTGTCACCCGTCGTCCAGCGTCAACATCCACCCGGTGGCTTCTTATTTCCTCAGCTCGCCTTTGCACCCTCAGCCCAAGGCGTACCTGGCGGAGAGAAACAAACTGGTGCTGCCGTCCGTGGAAAAGTACCCTTCCGGAGTGGCCTTTAAAGACTTATCGCAGGCTCAGCTCCAACACTACATGAAAGAAAGTGCCCAGATCCTATCGGAAAAAATCGCGTTCAAGAGCTCGGAGTTCAGCCGGAGCTCTCCCAGCAGCAAGCCCAAAGTTTTCACGTGTGAAGTTTGTGGAAAG GTATTTAATGCACATTATAATTTAACTCGCCACATGCCAGTCCACACAGGAGCCAGACCCTTTGTTTGCAAAGTTTGTGGCAAGGGCTTCAGACAAGCAAGTACTCTCTGCCGGCACAAGATCATACATACCCAG GAAAAGCCTCACAAGTGTAACCAGTGCGGCAAAGCGTTTAACCGAAGTTccactttaaacacacacacacgaatccATGCCGGCTACAAACCTTTTGTTTGTGAATTTTGTGGCAAAGGATTTCATCAAAAAG GTAATTACAAAAACCACAAACTGACCCACAGCGGCGAAAAGCAGTTTAAGTGCAATATCTGCAACAAGGCTTTCCATCAGGTGTACAACCTGACCTTCCACATGCACACCCACAACGACAAGAAGCCCTTCACCTGCCCCACCTGTGGCAAGGGCTTCTGCAGGAACTTTGATCTCAAGAAGCACGTCCGCAAGCTGCACGACAGCGCCCTGGGACTGCCGCGAGCCCCTGCCGAGCCGGGGCCAGACCAGACGCTGCAGCCGCCGGGCCCGCTGCTGCAACAGCCGCACCATCCGTGA